A DNA window from Candidatus Wallbacteria bacterium contains the following coding sequences:
- a CDS encoding J domain-containing protein, whose product MSRKQKKPAQDSIGATPEEQELQLKRDEIQSLSEQLAEAELELTNLRFNIKQFTCRYYQEIGRKYLELDELKARIAEERNKLAPLDREKSGEALLLRAAAEKIRSEVEDEEESEELHHFNPTDELKRMYRQCAAKIHPDKVLDPKFKEICHRLMAELNAAYARGDISKIREISLEWDSNSELVSGEGVAFDLVRAIRSLAQIRMRLSTIKSEIEDLKELDMYTLMLEVELAEHQGMDLLGLLGKRIDENIRLSREILDDLLAGRDRNV is encoded by the coding sequence ATGAGTCGCAAGCAGAAGAAACCAGCTCAGGACAGCATCGGAGCTACGCCAGAGGAACAGGAACTCCAGCTCAAGCGCGACGAGATCCAGAGTCTTTCAGAGCAGCTGGCTGAAGCTGAGCTGGAATTGACCAACCTGCGCTTCAACATCAAGCAGTTCACCTGCAGATATTATCAGGAAATCGGCCGGAAATACCTGGAACTGGACGAACTTAAAGCGAGGATCGCGGAAGAGCGGAATAAGCTTGCTCCTCTGGACAGGGAAAAATCCGGTGAAGCCTTGCTGCTGCGCGCTGCTGCCGAGAAAATCAGGTCAGAAGTGGAAGATGAAGAGGAATCTGAAGAACTTCACCATTTCAATCCGACGGACGAGCTGAAACGGATGTACCGACAGTGCGCTGCCAAGATCCATCCGGACAAGGTGCTGGACCCGAAATTCAAGGAAATCTGCCACAGGCTGATGGCTGAACTGAATGCAGCCTATGCCAGAGGCGACATTTCAAAGATCCGTGAAATCAGCCTGGAATGGGATTCCAACTCTGAACTCGTATCAGGGGAGGGTGTGGCTTTTGACCTGGTGCGCGCGATCCGCAGCCTGGCCCAGATCAGGATGAGACTTTCGACGATCAAGTCTGAAATCGAAGATTTAAAAGAACTGGATATGTATACCCTGATGCTCGAAGTGGAGCTGGCCGAACATCAGGGGATGGATCTGCTCGGGCTGCTCGGGAAACGGATCGATGAAAAC